One Pseudodesulfovibrio cashew DNA window includes the following coding sequences:
- the rpiB gene encoding ribose 5-phosphate isomerase B, which produces MSKTIVIGSDHGGYNLKQVFIKTLKEWGYTVEDEGPDCLDSCDYPLFAARVAAKIKEDDAKLGVLICGTGQGMTMTANRMGVRAALCTNEFLARMAREHNDARILCMGERVTGQGLAVEILKAFLETDFGGERHQRRIDLIDSVAK; this is translated from the coding sequence GTGAGTAAAACCATAGTCATCGGCTCCGACCACGGCGGCTACAACCTCAAGCAGGTTTTCATCAAGACCCTCAAGGAATGGGGCTACACTGTCGAGGATGAAGGGCCGGACTGCCTGGACTCCTGCGACTACCCCCTGTTCGCCGCACGCGTGGCTGCCAAGATCAAGGAAGACGACGCCAAGCTCGGCGTGCTCATCTGCGGCACGGGCCAGGGTATGACCATGACCGCCAACCGCATGGGAGTGCGCGCCGCCCTGTGCACCAACGAATTTCTCGCCAGGATGGCCCGCGAGCACAACGACGCCCGCATCCTCTGCATGGGCGAGCGGGTCACCGGCCAGGGCTTGGCCGTGGAGATTCTCAAGGCCTTCCTGGAAACCGATTTCGGTGGCGAGCGTCACCAGAGGCGCATCGACCTCATCGACAGTGTTGCGAAATAA
- a CDS encoding tetratricopeptide repeat protein, protein MANMNFRRLPAALAALALILALAALTGCAGSRRAAPQPAPMTREAQLNYDYLVYQDQMQQLQRHAALGKSSKLTKAEVLKLRENAEAALGRLIEAAPTPQLYLEKAGLFWNDKGGPAQARSILRQGLEAFPDDRMLTVYLANSYLMENRTDGAIDIMEDYLKRHGDDYQARERMGQMLLDAGKDAKALDEFKRIPQDKRNADALYGMGRAQGNLGMRKAAIGNLRKAVEMDPGFTEALVELAYQYELNKDYVSAEKTYTRILGQGDPFPEARLRLINLNLKLNNPARALKVALDGPPTKAFVLDAVLMFINDDFFAQASTVLDTLTTGGEIPAEYYFYKAVIANEGEKDPAKALSYLAKVKDTDRLYPHALRFQAQLHHAQGEDAKALELARMGKKRFPDGPIFYILEANLMRGMGDVKGAEAVFDQGLERLKANPELSYELGMLYETTGRRAEALKLMESVLRSHPDHTNALNYVGYTLAEEGRDLDRALVLVRKASSLDPENGYILDSVAWVYFKMGKLDKAWENIGYAVDVVRKDPTIWEHYGDIAKAMGKISEARKGYSKALKLDSPSAKSVKRKLNAL, encoded by the coding sequence ATGGCAAACATGAATTTCCGCCGTCTACCGGCCGCTCTCGCGGCCCTGGCCCTCATCCTGGCGCTGGCCGCCCTGACCGGTTGCGCAGGGAGCAGACGCGCGGCTCCGCAGCCCGCGCCCATGACCAGGGAGGCGCAGCTCAACTACGACTACCTGGTCTACCAGGACCAGATGCAGCAACTCCAGCGACATGCAGCCTTGGGCAAGAGCAGCAAGCTCACCAAGGCGGAGGTGCTCAAGCTCAGGGAAAACGCTGAAGCGGCCCTGGGCAGGCTCATCGAGGCCGCACCAACTCCCCAGCTCTACCTCGAAAAGGCAGGGTTGTTCTGGAACGACAAGGGCGGCCCCGCCCAGGCCAGGAGCATCCTGCGCCAAGGGCTCGAAGCCTTCCCCGACGACCGGATGCTGACCGTCTATCTGGCCAACTCCTACCTCATGGAAAACCGCACCGACGGGGCCATCGACATCATGGAGGATTACCTCAAACGACATGGCGATGACTACCAGGCCCGCGAACGGATGGGGCAGATGCTCCTGGACGCGGGCAAGGACGCCAAGGCCCTGGACGAATTCAAGCGGATTCCCCAGGACAAGCGCAACGCCGACGCCCTCTACGGCATGGGGCGCGCTCAGGGCAACCTCGGCATGCGCAAGGCTGCCATCGGCAACCTGCGGAAGGCCGTGGAGATGGACCCGGGCTTCACCGAGGCCCTGGTGGAGCTGGCCTATCAGTATGAGCTGAACAAGGACTACGTGTCCGCGGAAAAGACCTATACCCGCATCCTGGGCCAGGGAGATCCCTTCCCCGAGGCCCGGTTGCGATTGATCAACCTCAACCTCAAGCTCAACAACCCGGCCCGCGCCCTGAAGGTAGCCCTGGACGGCCCGCCGACCAAGGCCTTCGTGCTCGACGCGGTGCTCATGTTCATCAACGACGACTTCTTTGCCCAGGCCTCCACGGTGCTGGACACCCTGACCACGGGCGGGGAAATCCCGGCGGAATACTATTTCTATAAGGCCGTCATCGCAAACGAGGGAGAGAAGGACCCGGCAAAGGCCCTGAGCTACCTCGCCAAGGTCAAGGATACGGACCGGCTCTATCCGCACGCCCTCCGCTTCCAGGCCCAGCTGCACCACGCACAGGGCGAGGATGCCAAGGCCCTGGAGCTGGCGCGCATGGGCAAGAAGCGATTCCCCGACGGGCCGATCTTTTACATCCTCGAAGCCAACCTGATGCGCGGCATGGGTGACGTCAAGGGTGCGGAGGCCGTCTTCGACCAGGGGCTCGAGCGGCTCAAGGCCAACCCGGAGCTGAGCTACGAGCTGGGCATGCTCTACGAGACCACGGGACGCCGTGCCGAGGCCCTCAAGCTCATGGAGTCCGTACTGCGCTCCCACCCGGACCACACCAATGCCCTGAATTACGTGGGCTACACCCTGGCCGAGGAGGGCCGCGACCTGGACCGCGCGCTGGTCCTGGTCAGGAAGGCCTCCAGCCTGGACCCGGAAAACGGCTACATCCTTGATTCCGTGGCATGGGTCTATTTCAAGATGGGCAAGCTCGACAAGGCGTGGGAAAACATCGGCTACGCCGTTGACGTGGTCAGAAAGGACCCGACCATCTGGGAACACTATGGCGACATTGCCAAGGCCATGGGCAAAATCAGCGAGGCCCGCAAGGGATACTCCAAAGCCCTGAAGCTCGATAGCCCGTCCGCCAAAAGCGTGAAGCGGAAACTTAACGCGTTATGA
- a CDS encoding sigma-70 family RNA polymerase sigma factor, with protein sequence MPTPDTDTVKTSSAMEPEIVDPEQDIDEDIDTEIDEDALKDAHAKDDSGDSMGVPINPPAKMEDLETRLPAFAQPSSKEVRLRDPLQLYLREIARFPMLDPEEEYALAKRVQDENDQDAAFKLVSSHLRLVVKIAMDFQRRWMQNALDLIQEGNVGLLKAVTKFDPEKGIKFSYYAAFWIKAYILKYIMDNWRMVKVGTTQTQRKLFYNLNKERQRLQALGFDPTTEALSKSLGVSESEIEEMDQRLSKNDMSLNTPLGEDSDTTKMDFLPSLGPGVEETIASDQIVDLLLENIKAIRPTLNEKELAILDDRLLSEDPVTLREIGERFEVTRERVRQIEARLLAKIREHMTGKIKDFSKDWVLEHE encoded by the coding sequence ATGCCGACACCCGATACAGATACAGTCAAGACATCTTCCGCCATGGAGCCCGAGATCGTTGATCCTGAACAGGATATCGACGAGGACATCGATACGGAAATAGACGAGGACGCGCTCAAGGACGCCCACGCCAAGGACGATTCCGGTGACTCAATGGGCGTGCCGATCAATCCTCCGGCCAAGATGGAGGATCTGGAGACGCGGCTGCCCGCCTTTGCCCAGCCCTCGTCCAAGGAAGTGCGCCTGCGCGACCCCCTTCAGCTCTACCTGCGGGAGATCGCTCGCTTTCCGATGCTCGATCCCGAAGAGGAATACGCCCTGGCCAAGCGGGTACAGGACGAGAACGACCAGGACGCCGCCTTCAAGCTGGTATCCTCGCACCTCCGGCTGGTGGTCAAGATCGCCATGGACTTCCAGCGCCGCTGGATGCAGAACGCCCTGGACCTGATCCAGGAGGGCAACGTGGGCCTGCTCAAGGCCGTGACCAAGTTCGACCCGGAAAAGGGAATCAAGTTCTCCTACTACGCCGCGTTCTGGATCAAGGCCTACATCCTCAAGTATATCATGGACAACTGGCGCATGGTGAAGGTAGGAACTACCCAGACCCAACGCAAGCTGTTCTACAACTTGAACAAGGAGCGCCAGCGCCTCCAGGCCCTGGGGTTCGACCCGACCACCGAGGCGCTCTCCAAGAGCCTGGGCGTGTCCGAGTCGGAAATCGAGGAGATGGACCAGCGCCTCTCCAAGAACGACATGTCCCTGAACACGCCTCTGGGCGAGGATTCGGACACCACCAAGATGGACTTCCTGCCCTCACTGGGCCCCGGCGTGGAAGAGACCATCGCTTCGGACCAGATCGTGGACCTGCTTCTGGAGAACATCAAGGCCATCCGGCCGACCCTCAACGAGAAGGAGCTGGCCATCCTGGACGACCGGCTGCTCTCCGAAGACCCCGTCACCCTGCGCGAGATTGGGGAGCGGTTCGAGGTCACCAGGGAGCGCGTCCGTCAGATCGAGGCGCGGCTCCTGGCCAAGATACGGGAACACATGACCGGCAAGATCAAGGATTTTTCCAAGGACTGGGTGCTTGAGCACGAATAG
- a CDS encoding homocysteine S-methyltransferase family protein — protein sequence MPDFRSILGDDKVYFFDGGYGTLLQSRGLPAGLSPELWGLRAPDVIRGVHRDYVEAGANILTTNTFGGSRPKLGLDADPYELNKAMTAIAREVAGDSVFVAASIGPTGHFVEPLGDLTFRELVDIFKEQIRGCVDGGADLILGETHFDLAEAKAVVVAARQVCNLPVAMSMTFEGEASLTGTSPQTFVDTMQNLGVELIGTNCSAGPEQMRETLKAWAPRLETPTFAEANAGLPELDDDGNTTFRLPPEPFAEQACQFVDLGAKFIGGCCGTTPDHIRALRAKVGDAPWKRPQKTDDAQLVLTSRAVSVPVGFNHPGVVIGERINPTGKKQLTAELQEGVFTEALRFAAEQIDLGAPVLDVNVGAPMVEEVTLLPELVKTLAGRFPTPLSIDSNDAKAVEAGLWVYPGSPLVNSISGEPGKMEELGPLCKLFGAPFILLPIVGRKLPVTAAERLAVIEDLLITAESLGIPKRLIMVDALALTVSSKPEAARHSLEVMRHCRDEWGLPTTIGLSNISFGLPARELLNSTFLSLSMVSGLCSFISNPNSARIQESLHAAEVLLNRDPQAERYISKFSGWTGGGGVQTVSQAGPAGAADASLPPVQAAVIKGDKDNVVALVETELDAGKSAMEIVNDLLIPGILAVGDKYERKEYFLPQLLQSAETMQTAFARLKPLLEEDEAAGEKPVVIMATVEGDIHDIGKNIVCLMLKNYGFEVVDLGKDVKAETIVNAAAEHNAAVIGLSALMTTTMVRMEDTVRMVKERAMNTKVIIGGAVVTEKFCDAIGADGWSTDAIAAVKLAQRLTQ from the coding sequence GTGCCCGATTTCAGGTCCATACTCGGTGATGACAAGGTCTATTTTTTTGACGGCGGCTACGGCACCCTGTTGCAGAGCCGGGGGCTGCCCGCCGGGCTGTCGCCCGAGCTGTGGGGCCTGCGCGCGCCGGACGTCATCCGGGGCGTACACCGCGACTATGTGGAGGCCGGAGCGAATATCCTGACCACCAACACCTTCGGCGGCTCGCGGCCCAAGCTCGGGCTGGACGCCGATCCCTACGAGCTGAACAAGGCCATGACCGCCATTGCCCGCGAAGTGGCCGGCGACTCGGTCTTCGTGGCCGCGTCCATTGGTCCTACCGGGCATTTCGTTGAGCCGCTGGGCGACCTGACCTTCCGCGAGCTGGTGGACATTTTCAAGGAGCAGATCCGGGGCTGCGTGGACGGCGGGGCCGACCTGATTCTGGGCGAGACCCACTTCGACCTGGCCGAGGCCAAGGCCGTTGTGGTGGCCGCCCGCCAGGTCTGCAACCTGCCCGTGGCCATGTCTATGACTTTCGAGGGCGAGGCGTCCCTGACCGGGACCAGCCCGCAGACCTTTGTGGACACCATGCAGAACCTCGGCGTGGAGCTCATCGGCACCAACTGTTCCGCCGGACCGGAGCAGATGCGCGAAACCCTCAAGGCCTGGGCCCCTCGTCTGGAAACCCCGACCTTTGCCGAGGCCAACGCGGGCCTGCCCGAGCTGGACGACGACGGCAACACCACCTTCCGCCTGCCTCCCGAACCCTTTGCCGAACAGGCCTGCCAGTTTGTGGATCTGGGCGCCAAATTCATCGGCGGCTGCTGCGGCACCACGCCAGACCACATCCGCGCCCTGCGCGCCAAGGTCGGAGACGCCCCCTGGAAGCGGCCTCAGAAGACCGACGACGCCCAACTGGTGCTGACCTCCCGGGCCGTGTCCGTACCCGTGGGTTTCAACCATCCCGGCGTGGTCATAGGCGAGCGCATCAACCCCACGGGCAAGAAGCAGCTCACCGCTGAACTCCAGGAAGGCGTGTTCACCGAGGCTCTTCGTTTCGCTGCCGAGCAGATCGATCTCGGCGCGCCCGTCCTCGACGTCAACGTGGGCGCGCCCATGGTCGAGGAGGTCACGCTCCTCCCCGAGCTGGTCAAGACCCTGGCCGGACGCTTCCCCACGCCCCTGTCCATCGACTCCAACGACGCCAAGGCCGTGGAGGCGGGCCTCTGGGTCTACCCGGGCTCGCCCCTGGTCAACTCCATCTCCGGCGAGCCCGGCAAGATGGAAGAGCTCGGCCCCCTGTGCAAGCTTTTCGGCGCGCCGTTCATCCTGCTGCCCATCGTGGGGCGCAAGCTGCCCGTCACCGCTGCAGAGCGGCTGGCCGTCATCGAGGATCTGCTGATCACCGCAGAGAGCCTCGGCATTCCCAAGCGGCTGATCATGGTGGACGCCCTGGCCCTGACCGTCTCCTCCAAGCCTGAGGCCGCGCGCCATTCCCTGGAGGTCATGCGCCACTGCCGCGACGAGTGGGGCCTGCCCACCACCATCGGGCTGTCCAACATCTCCTTCGGCCTGCCCGCCCGCGAGCTGCTCAATTCCACCTTCCTCTCCCTCTCCATGGTCTCCGGGCTCTGCTCCTTCATCTCCAACCCCAACTCCGCGCGCATCCAGGAATCCCTGCATGCCGCCGAGGTGCTGCTCAACCGCGACCCACAGGCCGAACGCTACATCTCCAAATTCTCCGGCTGGACCGGCGGTGGCGGCGTACAGACCGTCTCACAGGCAGGTCCTGCGGGCGCTGCCGACGCCTCCCTGCCGCCCGTGCAGGCCGCCGTCATCAAAGGCGACAAGGATAATGTGGTCGCCCTGGTCGAGACCGAATTGGACGCGGGCAAATCCGCCATGGAGATCGTCAACGACCTGCTCATCCCCGGCATCCTGGCCGTGGGCGACAAGTATGAGCGCAAGGAATACTTCCTGCCGCAGCTGCTCCAGTCCGCCGAGACCATGCAGACCGCCTTTGCCCGGCTCAAGCCCCTCCTTGAAGAGGACGAGGCCGCCGGTGAAAAGCCGGTAGTCATCATGGCCACTGTGGAAGGCGACATCCACGACATCGGCAAGAACATCGTCTGCCTCATGCTCAAGAACTACGGCTTCGAGGTCGTGGACCTGGGTAAGGACGTCAAGGCCGAAACCATCGTGAATGCCGCTGCCGAACACAACGCCGCCGTCATCGGTCTGTCCGCGCTCATGACCACCACCATGGTGCGCATGGAAGATACCGTGCGCATGGTCAAGGAACGCGCCATGAACACCAAGGTCATCATCGGCGGTGCGGTTGTCACCGAAAAATTCTGCGACGCCATCGGCGCGGACGGCTGGTCCACCGACGCCATCGCCGCCGTCAAACTGGCGCAGCGTTTGACGCAGTAA
- a CDS encoding methylated-DNA--[protein]-cysteine S-methyltransferase, with amino-acid sequence MISPDNASYKNTETVIAAPLALTICWAGGVITEIHLGQTEDATPTASLSPHAEALANALARYVNGEALPWPDLPLDFSQLTDFQRRAVQALRDIPQGEVRTYGQLATALGSPHGAQAIGKAMAANPFPLLYPCHRVVGKDGALVGFSAQGGLALKEYLLRLEGAWDKLAAAKGEDGPSQGSLLDLLE; translated from the coding sequence ATGATTTCACCCGACAATGCATCTTACAAAAACACCGAGACCGTCATCGCCGCCCCCCTCGCCCTTACCATCTGCTGGGCAGGAGGCGTCATCACGGAAATTCATCTCGGCCAGACCGAAGACGCCACGCCGACAGCCTCGCTCTCCCCTCACGCCGAAGCCCTGGCAAACGCACTCGCCCGCTACGTCAACGGCGAAGCTCTCCCCTGGCCGGACCTGCCCCTCGATTTCTCGCAACTGACCGACTTCCAGCGGCGGGCCGTACAAGCGCTCAGAGACATTCCCCAAGGCGAGGTGCGCACCTACGGCCAACTGGCAACCGCACTGGGCAGCCCGCACGGTGCCCAGGCCATCGGCAAGGCCATGGCCGCCAACCCGTTCCCGCTCCTCTATCCCTGCCACCGGGTTGTGGGCAAAGACGGCGCGCTCGTCGGCTTCAGCGCCCAGGGCGGGCTGGCGCTCAAGGAATATCTGCTCAGGCTTGAAGGCGCGTGGGACAAACTCGCCGCAGCCAAGGGCGAGGACGGCCCTTCCCAAGGGTCGTTGCTCGATCTGCTGGAGTAG
- a CDS encoding TIGR01212 family radical SAM protein (This family includes YhcC from E. coli K-12, an uncharacterized radical SAM protein.), translating to MKRYYSLSAHTRRRYGQRVQKIPLDAGFSCPNRDGTLSRAGCLFCNPKGSGSGFGAQGQSLAEQWEFWRSIHVERHHLSLFTAYLQSYSNTHGPIEKLAETLTRLKGLPGLESLSLGTRPDCLDKAKLELLARQRDELGLSDVTLELGLQSASDTTLAYINRGHTAAEFAEAVKEAAAHGLTVVGHVIAGLPTPNGREGEAELLDSIDFINTLPVSGIKFHNLYVCRGTGVAKLYEAGQYVPLSQDEYLTMLSAALMRLKPTTVVHRLNGNPGKGELLAPDWAANMRGLHNAVRSHFEKHDVWQGKHNGAGDAIPPWFDPEYRGVIE from the coding sequence ATGAAGCGTTACTATTCCCTGTCCGCGCACACTCGGCGGCGTTATGGACAGCGGGTCCAGAAGATTCCCCTGGACGCCGGGTTCTCCTGTCCCAACCGTGACGGAACCCTCTCGCGGGCCGGTTGCCTTTTCTGCAACCCCAAGGGCTCGGGCTCCGGCTTCGGCGCGCAGGGGCAGTCCCTGGCCGAGCAGTGGGAGTTCTGGCGCTCCATCCACGTGGAAAGACATCACCTTTCCCTTTTCACCGCCTACCTGCAATCCTATTCCAATACCCATGGCCCCATCGAAAAACTGGCCGAGACCCTGACGCGCCTCAAGGGACTGCCCGGGCTGGAGAGCCTCAGCCTCGGCACCCGGCCGGACTGCCTGGACAAGGCCAAGCTCGAACTCCTGGCCCGCCAGCGCGACGAACTCGGACTCTCGGACGTGACCCTGGAACTGGGCCTGCAATCGGCCAGCGACACCACCCTCGCGTACATCAACCGAGGCCATACCGCCGCCGAATTTGCCGAAGCCGTCAAAGAGGCGGCAGCCCACGGCCTCACCGTGGTCGGGCATGTCATCGCGGGGCTGCCCACCCCGAACGGACGAGAAGGCGAGGCCGAACTCCTCGACTCCATCGACTTCATCAACACGCTCCCGGTGAGCGGCATCAAATTTCACAACCTCTACGTCTGCAGGGGCACCGGCGTGGCCAAACTCTACGAAGCCGGGCAGTACGTTCCACTCTCCCAGGACGAATACCTGACCATGCTCTCAGCCGCGCTCATGCGCCTGAAGCCCACCACGGTCGTGCACCGGCTCAACGGCAACCCCGGCAAAGGCGAACTCCTCGCCCCGGACTGGGCCGCCAACATGCGTGGCCTGCACAACGCCGTCCGCAGCCACTTCGAAAAACACGACGTCTGGCAGGGCAAGCACAACGGCGCCGGAGACGCTATCCCACCTTGGTTTGACCCGGAATATCGAGGTGTTATCGAATGA